From one Lycium ferocissimum isolate CSIRO_LF1 chromosome 7, AGI_CSIRO_Lferr_CH_V1, whole genome shotgun sequence genomic stretch:
- the LOC132062302 gene encoding protein MAIN-LIKE 1-like, translating to MASETHTFHMRIGKCTITKNFTDVEVLYGIPVDGHPLVRSNVKNITKSAWRELMYDLNYLVAGEEAIIGNSLLVITQLSNHLETLITGNDIIDEHTDEAEVQKRVRLYLLWLIGGSIFPDNSSSKLSLHFLLDIVDLDAIGGKAWGAAALSYLYSCLCRASMSNSRDVCGFIALLQVRELQYYIALLQ from the coding sequence ATGGCGTCCGAGACGCATACATTTCATATGCGGATCGGAAAATGTACCATCACAAAGAACTTTACAGATGTCGAGGTGTTATATGGCATTCCCGTGGATGGCCACCCATTGGTGCGGAGtaatgttaaaaatataactaaatCGGCGTGGCGGGAATTGATGTACGACCTTAATTATTTGGTTGCCGGAGAAGAAGCAATTATAGGTAATAGCTTGTTGGTAATAACACAATTATCTAATCATTTGGAAACCTTGATTACCGggaatgatattattgatgaacACACTGATGAGGCTGAAGTACAAAAGAGGGTCAGGTTGTACCTGCTTTGGTTGATTGGTGGCTCTATATTCCCTGATAATTCTAGTTCAAAGCTTAGTTTACACTTTTTGCTTGACATAGTAGACCTTGATGCAATAGGCGGTAAAGCTTGGGGAGCAGCTGCATTATCATACTTGTACAGTTGTCTATGCCGTGCTTCGATGTCTAATAGCCGTGATGTTTGTGGATTTATTGCTTTGTTACAGGTACGTGAATTGCAATATTATATTGCTCTACTTCAGTAG